One window of the Streptomyces asoensis genome contains the following:
- a CDS encoding cold-shock protein: protein MVAGRVVRFDSQRGYGFIAPDDGGEDVFLHVNDMLMPESQVRRGIVVEFEIEDGERGPKASDVRLARGADGKPLAADDDVLCDVLSTEEFTRDVTEALLTAAPSLTGEQIVQVRAGLAQFAKNHGWVEG from the coding sequence ATGGTTGCTGGTCGTGTGGTGCGCTTCGACAGTCAGCGGGGCTACGGCTTCATCGCGCCCGACGACGGCGGGGAGGACGTCTTCCTGCACGTCAACGACATGCTGATGCCCGAGTCGCAGGTGCGCCGGGGCATCGTGGTGGAGTTCGAGATCGAGGACGGCGAGCGCGGTCCGAAGGCGTCCGACGTCCGGCTCGCGCGGGGTGCGGACGGCAAGCCGCTGGCCGCCGACGACGACGTCCTGTGCGATGTGCTGAGCACCGAGGAATTCACCCGGGACGTCACCGAGGCGCTGCTGACGGCGGCGCCCTCGCTCACCGGTGAGCAGATCGTCCAGGTGCGGGCAGGCCTGGCGCAGTTCGCGAAGAACCACGGCTGG